The following proteins come from a genomic window of Bradyrhizobium paxllaeri:
- a CDS encoding dienelactone hydrolase family protein: MLDAYRALNFLVGQSSVDPNRVAVVGFSQGAMLALLSVERGEIERSAKEKFRAAVGFYPPCRGIKGEMTVPSLILIGELDDWTPATECRNLAEGRDDWGISREKNKGFPIEIIVYPDAYHGFDVPNFATPVKVLGHHLEFNEAARDQSVDALRKFLYATIGGKEKQP; this comes from the coding sequence TTGCTGGACGCCTATCGCGCGCTGAATTTCCTCGTCGGACAATCATCAGTCGACCCGAACCGCGTTGCCGTCGTGGGATTTTCGCAAGGCGCCATGCTGGCGCTGCTTTCGGTCGAGCGCGGCGAGATCGAACGTAGCGCCAAGGAAAAATTCCGTGCCGCGGTCGGCTTCTATCCACCGTGCCGCGGCATCAAGGGCGAGATGACGGTGCCGAGCCTGATCCTGATCGGCGAACTCGACGACTGGACGCCAGCCACGGAGTGCCGCAATCTCGCCGAAGGCCGCGACGATTGGGGCATCTCGCGCGAGAAGAACAAAGGGTTTCCGATCGAGATCATCGTCTATCCTGACGCCTATCATGGCTTCGACGTACCGAATTTCGCTACGCCCGTGAAGGTGCTCGGTCATCACCTCGAGTTCAACGAGGCAGCCCGGGATCAATCCGTCGACGCCTTGCGGAAATTCCTGTATGCGACCATCGGCGGAAAAGAGAAACAACCGTGA
- a CDS encoding MaoC family dehydratase yields MAEAQTFETDFWKDANLRKVWDDIVPGEPRKTIPYTLTKEAIELYCKSVGEDHPIYFDEAYATTTRYGGLIAPPSIHILLMFSCTPADDWMRSPGTVNAGQSWSYNIPARPNDVITLQARALDKFIKRERLFVVHDNVFFNQRGEVICSGRGWTIRPM; encoded by the coding sequence ATGGCCGAAGCGCAGACTTTCGAGACGGATTTCTGGAAAGACGCCAATCTGCGCAAGGTCTGGGACGACATCGTTCCCGGCGAGCCGCGCAAGACCATTCCCTACACGCTGACCAAGGAAGCGATCGAGCTGTACTGCAAATCGGTCGGCGAAGATCATCCGATCTATTTCGACGAGGCCTATGCCACGACCACCCGCTATGGCGGACTGATCGCGCCGCCCTCGATCCACATCCTCCTGATGTTTTCCTGCACGCCGGCAGACGACTGGATGCGCTCGCCCGGAACCGTCAATGCCGGCCAGTCCTGGAGCTACAACATTCCGGCGCGCCCCAACGACGTGATTACGCTGCAGGCTCGCGCGCTCGACAAGTTCATCAAGCGCGAACGGCTGTTCGTGGTCCACGACAACGTCTTCTTCAACCAGCGTGGCGAGGTAATCTGCTCCGGCCGCGGCTGGACGATTCGGCCGATGTGA
- the ykgO gene encoding type B 50S ribosomal protein L36 encodes MKVRNSLKSLRGRHRNNRLVRRKGRVYVINKVQRRFKARQG; translated from the coding sequence ATGAAGGTCCGTAACTCCTTGAAATCGCTGCGCGGCCGTCACCGCAACAACCGTCTGGTCCGCCGCAAGGGCCGGGTGTACGTGATCAACAAGGTGCAGCGCCGCTTCAAGGCCCGCCAAGGCTAA
- a CDS encoding haloacid dehalogenase type II, giving the protein MTIKAVVFDAYGTLYDVQSVADVTEDAFPGYGEIITQVWRIKQLEYTWLRSLMRRYQDFSVATRDSLAYTLRSLGLEYDDDTFARIVEKYLHLDLYPDALAALSAMKDCKLAILSNGSPDMLGALVRNSGLDRVLDATISVDAKKIFKPSPEAYALIEEVLHVRPAEVLFISSNPWDVCGAKAFGLNVAWIERVTPEAMALACLESETLPPLTMFKILRTQMDELGVMPNHRIRSLSELPALVSAQRS; this is encoded by the coding sequence GTGACCATCAAAGCCGTTGTCTTCGATGCCTATGGCACGCTCTACGACGTCCAGTCGGTGGCCGACGTCACCGAGGACGCGTTTCCGGGCTATGGCGAGATCATCACCCAGGTCTGGCGCATCAAGCAGCTCGAATACACCTGGCTGCGCTCGCTGATGCGGCGCTACCAGGATTTCTCGGTCGCCACCCGCGACTCGCTGGCCTACACGCTGCGCAGCCTCGGGCTGGAATATGACGACGATACGTTCGCACGCATTGTCGAGAAGTATCTGCATCTCGATCTCTATCCGGATGCGCTTGCGGCGCTGTCGGCGATGAAGGATTGCAAGCTCGCGATCCTGTCCAACGGCAGCCCCGATATGCTGGGCGCGCTGGTGCGCAACAGCGGGCTCGACCGCGTGCTCGATGCGACCATCAGCGTCGACGCGAAGAAGATCTTCAAGCCCTCACCCGAGGCTTACGCATTGATCGAGGAAGTGCTGCACGTGAGGCCTGCCGAAGTGCTGTTCATCTCCTCCAATCCCTGGGACGTCTGCGGCGCCAAGGCGTTCGGGCTCAATGTCGCCTGGATCGAGCGGGTGACGCCGGAGGCGATGGCGCTGGCCTGCCTCGAAAGCGAGACGCTGCCGCCATTGACAATGTTCAAGATCCTGCGCACCCAGATGGACGAGCTCGGCGTGATGCCCAACCATCGCATCCGCAGCCTCTCCGAACTGCCTGCCCTGGTGTCTGCCCAAAGGTCCTGA
- a CDS encoding tetratricopeptide repeat protein, whose amino-acid sequence MAAVPAAAFAQSNTQVVPPPKAQKKLPEAPSKLPKVGADRTRGLDFLFGALKAAPDEASAKHVEARIWALWMQTPSDTAALLMLRAKAAMDAQKIDVALKLLDSVVKLRPDYTEAWNRRATLYYLKNDYTRSLDDIRQVLIREPRHFGALAGLGMIMQEIGDDRRALEAFRKALAVNPHLEKVPELVKTLTEKVEGRDI is encoded by the coding sequence ATGGCGGCCGTGCCCGCGGCCGCTTTTGCCCAGAGCAACACCCAGGTCGTTCCCCCGCCGAAAGCCCAGAAGAAGTTGCCGGAAGCGCCGAGCAAGCTTCCCAAGGTCGGCGCCGATCGCACCCGCGGGCTGGATTTCCTGTTCGGCGCGCTGAAGGCCGCGCCCGATGAGGCGAGCGCCAAGCACGTCGAGGCGCGGATCTGGGCGCTGTGGATGCAGACCCCGAGCGACACGGCGGCGCTGCTGATGCTGCGCGCCAAGGCCGCCATGGATGCGCAGAAGATCGACGTCGCGCTGAAACTGCTCGATTCCGTCGTCAAGCTCCGTCCTGATTATACCGAGGCCTGGAACCGGCGCGCGACGCTGTACTACCTGAAGAACGATTACACCCGTTCGCTGGATGACATCCGGCAGGTGCTGATCCGCGAGCCCCGGCATTTCGGTGCGCTGGCAGGCCTCGGCATGATCATGCAGGAAATCGGCGACGACCGGCGCGCGCTGGAAGCATTCCGCAAGGCGCTGGCCGTCAATCCGCATCTGGAGAAGGTGCCGGAACTGGTCAAGACGCTGACCGAAAAGGTCGAAGGCCGCGATATCTGA
- the cycA gene encoding cytochrome c-550 CycA — protein sequence MKTSTLSALVVVTSLAAAPGALAQDAAAGKTSFNKCLACHAIGDGAKNKVGPVLNGLDGRKSGTVEGYSYSEANKNSGITWNKDVFLEYIKDPKAKIPGTKMIFAGIKNEKEAGDLWAYVSSFDKDGKTK from the coding sequence ATGAAAACATCGACTTTGAGCGCGCTGGTTGTCGTTACCTCATTGGCCGCGGCGCCGGGCGCGCTGGCGCAGGACGCTGCCGCCGGCAAGACCTCGTTCAACAAATGCCTGGCCTGCCACGCCATCGGCGACGGCGCCAAGAACAAGGTCGGCCCGGTGCTGAACGGGCTCGACGGCCGCAAGTCCGGCACTGTCGAAGGCTATTCCTATTCGGAAGCCAACAAGAATTCCGGCATTACCTGGAACAAGGATGTATTCCTCGAGTACATCAAGGACCCCAAGGCAAAGATCCCCGGCACCAAGATGATCTTCGCCGGCATCAAGAACGAGAAAGAGGCCGGCGACCTCTGGGCCTATGTCTCCTCGTTCGACAAGGACGGCAAGACCAAATAA
- a CDS encoding YbaK/EbsC family protein has product MSLESVRAFFAEKAPDIAVIESEVSSATVTLAAEAYGVEPARIAKTLSLRIGERVILIVAAGTSRMDNKKVKALFGGKPKMLGLDEVAEITGHEVGGVCPFGLKTPLPIYCDVSLKAFDIVVPAAGSTHSAVKITPERMAGLTAAEWVDVCEIRPVEAASA; this is encoded by the coding sequence ATGAGTCTTGAATCCGTTCGCGCCTTCTTCGCCGAGAAGGCGCCCGATATTGCCGTGATCGAATCAGAGGTGAGTTCGGCGACCGTCACGCTGGCCGCCGAGGCCTACGGCGTCGAGCCGGCACGGATCGCCAAGACACTGTCCTTGCGGATCGGCGAGCGCGTGATCCTGATCGTGGCGGCAGGCACGTCGCGGATGGACAACAAGAAGGTGAAGGCGCTGTTCGGCGGAAAGCCGAAGATGCTGGGGCTCGACGAGGTCGCCGAGATCACCGGGCATGAGGTCGGCGGCGTCTGCCCGTTCGGACTGAAGACACCGCTGCCGATCTATTGCGATGTGTCGCTGAAGGCGTTCGACATCGTGGTGCCGGCCGCGGGCTCGACCCACAGCGCGGTGAAGATCACGCCGGAGCGCATGGCGGGCCTGACGGCGGCCGAATGGGTCGACGTCTGCGAGATCAGGCCAGTTGAGGCTGCGTCGGCCTAA
- a CDS encoding alpha/beta fold hydrolase codes for MVVVIAVAALAVLALVTQIGVFLAQRAHPPQGRMVEVAGGALHILDIGPRDAAGPPVVMLHGASSNLEVMRQPVGELLARKHRVILIDRPGHGWSTRARLEDSTPEIQARMIAEALAKLGVGEAIFVVHSWAGALGARIALDYPQTVAGLLMLAPVAYPWPGGVGRYNRLIATPVIGPLFAYTITLPLGLLLAEPGARGVFLPQTMPDGFVKNTATPLLLRPREFIANARDLVTLKAAVAEQAPRYGAIEAPVTIITGDADKTVSTDRHSRPFAATVPNVKLTVLPGVGHMIQQAVPDLVIAEVEAMISAAVPSATAAAH; via the coding sequence ATGGTGGTGGTGATTGCAGTGGCTGCGCTGGCGGTGCTGGCGCTGGTCACGCAAATCGGCGTCTTTCTCGCACAGCGAGCCCACCCGCCCCAGGGCAGGATGGTCGAGGTGGCGGGCGGAGCCCTCCATATCCTCGATATCGGTCCGCGCGATGCGGCCGGTCCGCCGGTCGTGATGCTGCATGGCGCGAGTTCCAACCTCGAAGTGATGCGGCAGCCGGTCGGGGAACTGTTGGCCAGGAAGCACCGCGTGATCCTGATCGACCGCCCCGGTCATGGCTGGAGCACCCGCGCCCGGCTCGAGGACTCCACGCCCGAAATTCAGGCCCGCATGATCGCCGAGGCGCTGGCCAAACTCGGCGTCGGGGAGGCGATCTTTGTGGTGCATTCCTGGGCCGGTGCGCTGGGGGCGCGGATCGCGCTGGATTACCCACAAACCGTCGCCGGCCTTCTGATGCTGGCCCCGGTGGCCTATCCGTGGCCCGGCGGCGTCGGGCGCTACAACAGGCTGATTGCCACGCCTGTGATCGGCCCGCTGTTCGCCTACACCATCACGCTGCCGCTCGGCCTCCTGCTGGCGGAGCCGGGCGCGCGGGGCGTGTTCCTGCCGCAAACCATGCCGGACGGTTTTGTCAAAAACACCGCCACGCCGCTGTTGCTGCGCCCGCGCGAATTCATCGCCAATGCGCGCGATCTGGTGACGCTGAAAGCGGCGGTGGCCGAGCAGGCGCCGCGCTACGGCGCGATCGAGGCGCCCGTCACCATCATCACCGGCGATGCCGACAAGACGGTGTCGACCGACCGGCATTCACGGCCGTTCGCGGCAACTGTGCCGAACGTGAAACTGACGGTGCTGCCGGGTGTCGGCCACATGATCCAGCAAGCGGTTCCCGATCTCGTCATTGCCGAGGTCGAGGCGATGATATCTGCGGCGGTGCCGAGCGCGACAGCGGCGGCCCATTGA
- a CDS encoding antibiotic biosynthesis monooxygenase translates to MYAAIRQGKAKAGKAEELTRRIKEGAIPVISGVEGFMGYYVVYAPDDTVIAISLFNNFAAAEESNKRALAWIEHDLAPLLTGPATAMAGPVIVHTLA, encoded by the coding sequence ATGTACGCCGCCATTCGTCAGGGCAAGGCCAAGGCCGGCAAGGCCGAAGAACTGACACGCCGGATCAAGGAGGGTGCGATCCCCGTCATCAGCGGGGTCGAGGGCTTCATGGGCTATTACGTGGTCTATGCGCCTGATGACACGGTGATCGCGATCAGCCTGTTCAATAACTTTGCAGCCGCCGAAGAATCCAACAAGCGCGCGCTGGCATGGATCGAGCACGATCTTGCGCCGCTGTTGACGGGGCCGGCCACTGCCATGGCGGGGCCGGTGATCGTGCATACGCTGGCTTGA
- a CDS encoding FAD-binding protein — MDTLKVRDAKDVEEVVRAAIASEQPLEIIGHGTRRAIGHPMATNAVLDVSALNAVISYEPNELIIMVQSGAPLADVQSLIDSKNQQFAFEPMDTSSLLGASGSGTVGGMIGAGLAGPRRIRAGGARDHLLGAHAVSGFGDSFKTGGRVVKNVTGYDLCKLLTGSWGTLAVMTEVTLKVMPKPETERTLVLSGLDDVAANRAMTAALGSPYDVSGAAHLPYQAFRPATGALAGIAAQGRAVTLLRLEGIAASVADRAASLAKTLTPFGAVDTLQDAASATVWSALRDVEPFAAGGSLGAWPVWRIVCPPASGGALGQALARETGGDVIYDWGGGLIWTALPPKPDAQAALVRARVEAAGGHAALIRASEQVRQKVDVFHPLAPGIAALSERVRHSFDPKIILNRGRMLLTSAT, encoded by the coding sequence GTGGACACCCTGAAAGTACGTGACGCCAAGGACGTCGAAGAGGTGGTGCGCGCGGCGATCGCCAGCGAGCAGCCGCTGGAGATCATCGGCCACGGCACCAGGCGCGCCATCGGTCATCCGATGGCGACCAACGCCGTGCTCGACGTCTCCGCGCTCAATGCGGTCATCTCCTACGAGCCGAACGAGCTGATCATCATGGTGCAATCGGGCGCGCCGCTCGCCGATGTGCAGTCGCTGATCGATTCCAAGAACCAGCAATTCGCCTTCGAGCCGATGGACACGTCGTCCCTGCTTGGTGCATCGGGCAGTGGGACCGTCGGCGGCATGATCGGCGCGGGGCTGGCCGGTCCTCGCCGCATCCGGGCCGGCGGCGCACGCGATCACCTCCTCGGCGCCCATGCGGTGTCCGGCTTCGGCGACAGTTTCAAGACCGGGGGCAGGGTGGTGAAGAACGTCACCGGCTACGATCTCTGCAAACTCTTGACGGGATCGTGGGGCACGCTGGCGGTGATGACGGAAGTCACGCTCAAGGTGATGCCGAAGCCTGAGACTGAGCGCACGCTGGTGCTCTCAGGGCTCGACGATGTCGCCGCGAACCGGGCGATGACCGCGGCACTCGGCTCGCCCTACGACGTCTCGGGCGCGGCGCATCTGCCCTATCAGGCGTTCCGGCCCGCGACGGGGGCACTTGCGGGGATTGCGGCGCAGGGGCGGGCGGTGACCCTGTTGCGGCTCGAAGGCATCGCGGCCTCGGTCGCGGATCGCGCCGCGTCACTGGCGAAGACGCTGACGCCGTTCGGGGCCGTGGACACGCTGCAGGATGCTGCCTCGGCGACGGTCTGGAGCGCCCTCCGCGATGTTGAGCCGTTTGCAGCCGGAGGCTCGCTCGGCGCCTGGCCGGTGTGGCGGATCGTCTGTCCGCCGGCTTCCGGCGGCGCGCTCGGCCAGGCACTGGCCCGCGAGACCGGGGGCGACGTGATCTATGATTGGGGTGGCGGCCTGATCTGGACGGCGCTGCCGCCCAAGCCGGATGCGCAGGCCGCGTTGGTGCGAGCACGCGTCGAGGCGGCCGGCGGCCACGCAGCGTTGATCCGGGCGTCCGAACAGGTCAGGCAGAAAGTCGACGTCTTCCATCCGCTGGCCCCCGGCATCGCCGCCCTGAGCGAGCGCGTGCGCCACAGCTTCGATCCCAAGATCATCCTCAACCGCGGCCGGATGCTGCTGACATCAGCGACATGA
- a CDS encoding amidohydrolase family protein has translation MPKLKLPDIEKVVAIDIHTHAEEPCGLHGDDGYDDFQERMAEYFKSPHKHPPTVPETAAYYRSKNIAAVIFPVDAERETGFRRYNNYEMLEVASDHLDVLIPFVSIDPHKGKLGVREARKLIEEYGVRGFKFHPTMQGFYANDRMAYPLYEAINDGGAIALFHTGQTGVGSGMPGGMGMRLKYSNPMYMDDVAADFPDLKIILAHPSFPWQEEALSVATHKPNVYIDLSGWSPKYFPPILVRYINSILQDKMLFGSDWPVITPDRWLADFAKLEIREEIRPKVMKANARKILGI, from the coding sequence ATGCCCAAGCTCAAGCTGCCCGATATCGAGAAGGTTGTCGCAATCGACATCCATACCCATGCGGAAGAACCGTGCGGCCTGCATGGTGACGACGGCTATGACGACTTCCAGGAGCGCATGGCCGAATACTTCAAATCGCCGCACAAGCATCCGCCGACCGTGCCGGAGACCGCGGCCTATTACCGCTCGAAGAACATCGCGGCCGTGATCTTCCCGGTCGATGCCGAGCGCGAGACCGGTTTCCGCCGCTACAACAATTACGAGATGCTCGAGGTCGCCTCCGACCATCTCGACGTCCTGATCCCCTTCGTCTCGATCGATCCGCACAAGGGCAAGCTCGGCGTGCGCGAGGCGCGCAAGCTGATCGAGGAATACGGCGTCCGCGGTTTCAAATTCCATCCGACCATGCAGGGCTTCTACGCCAACGACCGCATGGCCTATCCGCTTTATGAAGCGATTAATGACGGCGGCGCAATCGCGCTGTTTCACACGGGGCAGACCGGCGTCGGCTCGGGCATGCCCGGCGGCATGGGCATGCGGCTGAAATATTCCAACCCGATGTACATGGACGACGTCGCCGCGGATTTCCCCGATCTGAAGATCATTCTTGCACATCCCTCCTTCCCCTGGCAGGAAGAGGCGCTGTCGGTCGCGACCCACAAGCCGAACGTCTATATCGATCTCTCCGGCTGGTCGCCGAAATATTTCCCGCCGATCCTGGTGCGCTACATCAACTCGATTTTGCAGGACAAGATGCTGTTCGGCTCGGACTGGCCGGTGATCACGCCGGACCGCTGGCTGGCGGATTTCGCAAAACTCGAGATCCGCGAGGAAATCCGGCCGAAGGTGATGAAGGCCAACGCGCGGAAGATTTTGGGCATCTAA
- the glcF gene encoding glycolate oxidase subunit GlcF has protein sequence MKTEFSLAQLADPDIAVADKILRACVHCGFCTATCPTYVLLGDELDSPRGRIYLIKEMLEKDKPPTAEVVKHIDRCLSCLACMTTCPSGVHYMHLVDQARVRIEKDYSRPLPERALRAVLALVLPRPNLFRASMIMARLVRPFAALLPAPKAAATPGLLRRIKAMLALAPKSLPAPGPSGGSVFPAEGEKRGRVALLQGCAQQVLAPRINQAAINLLTRHGIEVVLVRDEQCCGALTHHLGQDGDALARARANINVWKKEAEQGGLDAILITTSGCGTVIKDYGFMLREDREYAAPAAQISALAKDITEFLSGIALVPTTQKGDVTIAYHSACSLQHGQKITGLPKELLSKNGFVVKDVPESHLCCGSAGTYNILQPDIASRLRDRKVANIATVKPDMIAAGNIGCMVQIAGGTSVPVVHTIELLDWATGGPKPGSLTGLN, from the coding sequence ATGAAAACCGAATTCTCACTCGCCCAACTCGCCGACCCCGATATCGCCGTAGCCGACAAGATCCTGCGCGCCTGCGTGCATTGCGGCTTCTGCACCGCGACCTGTCCGACCTATGTGCTGCTCGGCGACGAGCTCGATAGCCCGCGCGGGCGCATCTACCTGATCAAGGAGATGCTGGAAAAGGACAAGCCGCCGACGGCGGAGGTGGTCAAGCATATCGACCGCTGCCTCTCCTGCCTTGCCTGCATGACCACCTGTCCCTCAGGTGTGCACTACATGCACCTGGTCGATCAGGCGCGGGTGCGGATCGAGAAGGATTATTCGCGGCCGCTGCCTGAGCGGGCCCTGCGCGCGGTGCTGGCGCTGGTGCTGCCGCGGCCCAACCTGTTTCGCGCCAGCATGATCATGGCGCGGCTCGTCCGGCCGTTCGCAGCCTTGTTGCCTGCGCCAAAGGCGGCGGCGACGCCCGGCCTGTTGCGGCGGATCAAGGCGATGCTGGCGCTCGCGCCGAAAAGCCTGCCGGCGCCGGGGCCCTCGGGCGGCAGCGTGTTTCCGGCCGAGGGCGAGAAGCGCGGGCGGGTCGCGCTGCTGCAGGGCTGCGCCCAGCAGGTGCTGGCGCCGCGCATCAACCAGGCCGCCATCAATCTCCTGACCCGCCATGGCATCGAGGTCGTCCTGGTCCGGGACGAGCAATGCTGCGGCGCGCTAACCCATCACCTCGGGCAGGACGGTGACGCGCTGGCGCGGGCCCGCGCCAACATCAATGTGTGGAAAAAGGAAGCGGAACAAGGCGGCCTCGACGCCATCCTGATCACCACATCGGGCTGCGGCACGGTCATCAAGGACTATGGTTTCATGCTGCGCGAGGATCGCGAATACGCTGCTCCCGCAGCGCAAATCTCCGCGCTGGCAAAGGATATCACCGAGTTTCTCAGTGGCATCGCGCTCGTGCCAACGACGCAAAAAGGCGACGTCACAATCGCCTATCACTCGGCGTGTTCGCTACAGCATGGACAGAAAATCACAGGCCTTCCGAAAGAATTGCTTTCCAAGAATGGATTCGTGGTGAAAGATGTGCCCGAGAGCCATTTGTGTTGCGGTTCGGCGGGGACCTACAACATTCTCCAGCCTGACATTGCAAGCAGGTTGCGCGATCGAAAGGTCGCCAACATTGCGACAGTCAAACCGGACATGATCGCTGCAGGCAATATTGGATGCATGGTTCAGATTGCCGGCGGTACGTCAGTTCCTGTGGTGCACACGATTGAGCTTCTCGATTGGGCGACGGGAGGTCCAAAGCCTGGATCGTTAACAGGATTGAATTGA
- a CDS encoding MaoC family dehydratase, whose amino-acid sequence MTATFDNLSAGDVIDGPKLAVSRESIRLFCDASLDYNPLHLDDDYMKGSFGKTNFGGIIMHGMNNFGLISRMLTDWAYPAGAIHRRLETRWVKPVRPGDTIQPSGIIKAKQTSEKSRWVLIDVVVKNQAGEKVATGEALVEFPRDLFCQ is encoded by the coding sequence ATGACTGCCACGTTCGACAATCTCTCCGCCGGCGACGTCATCGACGGCCCGAAATTAGCGGTCTCGCGCGAATCCATCCGCCTGTTCTGCGATGCCTCGCTCGACTACAACCCGCTGCATCTCGACGACGACTACATGAAGGGCAGTTTCGGCAAGACCAATTTCGGCGGCATCATCATGCACGGCATGAACAATTTCGGCCTGATCTCGCGGATGCTGACTGACTGGGCCTATCCCGCGGGCGCTATCCACCGCCGGCTGGAGACGCGCTGGGTCAAGCCGGTCCGGCCCGGCGACACCATCCAGCCCTCTGGAATCATCAAGGCCAAGCAGACCTCCGAAAAATCCCGCTGGGTATTGATCGACGTGGTGGTGAAGAACCAGGCGGGCGAGAAAGTCGCGACCGGCGAGGCCCTGGTCGAGTTCCCGCGCGATCTGTTTTGCCAGTGA
- a CDS encoding FAD-linked oxidase C-terminal domain-containing protein has product MAIMMPAADQAVLGRRAEIVAALRAIVPGEGVIDSAAEMQVYESDGLTAYRQPPMVVVLPDTTEQVSQVLKYCFEHGIKVVPRGSGTSLSGGALPLVDGVLLGLGKFKRIREIDFDNRVVVTEPGVTNLAISQAVAHAGFYYAPDPSSQIACSIGGNVAENSGGVHCLKYGMTTNNVLGCEIVLMSGEILRIGGKAAENSGYDLMGIITGSEGLLGVITEITVRILQKPETARALMVGFAEVEAAGECVAAIIGAGIIPGGMEMMDKPAIHAAEAFVHAGYPLDVEALLIIELDGPKIEVDELITRVEAIAKGCGSVTLQISTSEAERNLFWAGRKAAFPAVGRISPDYLCMDGTIPRGALPKALARIRDLSEKYQLGVANVFHAGDGNLHPLILYDANKPGEIERAEAFGADILRACVEFGGVLTGEHGVGIEKRDLMPEMFSEIDLNQQQRLKCAFDAQGLLNPGKVFPTLHRCAELGRMHVHAGKLAFPDIPRF; this is encoded by the coding sequence ATGGCCATCATGATGCCGGCTGCAGATCAGGCGGTTCTTGGCCGTCGCGCCGAAATCGTGGCGGCGTTGCGCGCGATCGTGCCAGGCGAGGGCGTGATCGACAGCGCAGCCGAAATGCAGGTCTATGAGTCCGACGGCCTCACCGCCTATCGGCAACCCCCGATGGTCGTGGTGCTGCCCGACACCACCGAGCAGGTCTCGCAGGTCCTGAAATACTGCTTCGAGCACGGCATCAAGGTGGTGCCGCGCGGCTCCGGCACCTCGCTGTCCGGCGGCGCGCTGCCGCTGGTGGACGGCGTGCTGCTGGGGCTTGGCAAGTTCAAGCGCATCCGCGAGATCGATTTCGACAACCGCGTGGTGGTGACCGAGCCCGGGGTCACCAACCTTGCCATCAGCCAGGCGGTGGCGCATGCCGGCTTCTACTACGCGCCCGATCCGTCGTCGCAGATTGCCTGCTCGATCGGCGGCAATGTCGCCGAAAATTCCGGCGGCGTGCATTGCCTGAAATACGGCATGACCACCAACAACGTGCTCGGCTGCGAGATCGTGCTGATGTCCGGCGAGATTTTGCGGATCGGCGGCAAGGCCGCGGAGAATTCAGGCTACGATTTGATGGGCATCATCACCGGCTCGGAAGGGCTGCTCGGCGTCATCACCGAAATCACGGTGCGCATCCTGCAGAAGCCGGAGACGGCGCGGGCATTGATGGTCGGCTTCGCCGAGGTCGAGGCCGCCGGCGAATGCGTGGCTGCCATCATCGGCGCCGGCATCATTCCCGGCGGGATGGAGATGATGGACAAGCCTGCGATCCACGCTGCTGAGGCTTTTGTCCATGCCGGCTATCCGCTCGATGTCGAGGCGCTCCTCATCATCGAACTCGACGGTCCGAAAATCGAGGTCGACGAGCTGATCACCCGGGTCGAGGCGATCGCCAAGGGCTGCGGTTCCGTCACCTTGCAGATCTCGACGTCGGAGGCCGAACGCAACCTGTTCTGGGCCGGCCGCAAGGCGGCATTCCCCGCGGTCGGCCGGATATCGCCCGACTATCTCTGCATGGACGGCACCATCCCGCGCGGCGCGCTGCCGAAGGCGCTGGCGCGCATTCGCGACCTCTCGGAGAAATACCAGCTCGGCGTCGCCAACGTGTTTCACGCCGGCGACGGCAACCTGCATCCGCTGATCCTCTACGACGCCAACAAGCCCGGCGAGATCGAGCGCGCCGAAGCCTTCGGCGCAGACATCCTGCGCGCCTGCGTCGAATTCGGCGGCGTGCTCACCGGCGAACATGGCGTCGGTATCGAGAAGCGCGACCTGATGCCGGAAATGTTTAGCGAGATCGACCTCAACCAGCAGCAGCGCCTGAAATGCGCCTTCGACGCGCAGGGCCTGCTCAACCCCGGCAAGGTCTTTCCGACGCTGCACCGCTGCGCCGAACTTGGCCGCATGCATGTGCATGCCGGCAAGCTGGCATTTCCCGATATTCCGAGATTTTAG